One stretch of Halobacillus litoralis DNA includes these proteins:
- a CDS encoding class I SAM-dependent methyltransferase produces the protein MSDEMKRYVQEVFSKNKQAYVDSTTHKKQADLDAIVEWLKPDPSHKALDIATGGGHVAKALSSHCRTVFATDLTKDMLQNTARHLTSQQNIEYVVADAEQLPFLDNIFDLVTCRIAPHHFPSPHQFIEEVGRVLKDNGRFLMIDNVAPEKNELDEFYNQFEKKRDYSHVRALKVSEWEKLFHTHQLTVKKHLTRKKVMPFSDWICRTLDNEADQKAVEEFFKQAPTEAKSHFCIQEENNRIQSFAIDEYMVVVEKHSS, from the coding sequence ATGTCAGATGAAATGAAACGTTACGTTCAGGAAGTATTTTCGAAGAACAAACAGGCGTATGTCGACAGTACGACCCATAAAAAGCAAGCGGATCTTGATGCCATTGTAGAGTGGCTGAAGCCCGACCCATCCCATAAAGCATTGGATATCGCTACAGGAGGAGGACATGTCGCAAAAGCGTTGAGCAGCCATTGCCGAACGGTTTTCGCCACAGACCTCACAAAAGATATGCTGCAAAACACCGCCCGTCACTTAACGTCCCAACAGAATATCGAATACGTGGTCGCAGATGCTGAACAACTGCCTTTTCTTGATAACATTTTCGACCTCGTCACCTGCCGCATAGCCCCCCACCACTTCCCTTCCCCACATCAATTCATTGAGGAAGTGGGACGCGTTTTAAAAGACAACGGACGGTTTTTAATGATCGATAACGTAGCGCCTGAAAAAAATGAATTGGATGAGTTTTATAATCAATTTGAGAAAAAGCGTGATTACAGCCACGTCCGCGCCCTTAAAGTCAGTGAATGGGAAAAACTTTTCCACACCCACCAGTTGACCGTCAAAAAGCACCTCACTCGGAAGAAGGTCATGCCTTTTTCAGACTGGATATGCCGTACATTAGACAACGAAGCAGACCAAAAAGCCGTTGAAGAATTTTTCAAACAAGCGCCCACTGAAGCAAAGAGCCACTTTTGCATTCAAGAAGAAAACAACCGCATCCAATCATTTGCCATCGATGAGTATATGGTAGTCGTAGAAAAACATTCCTCCTGA
- a CDS encoding cytochrome ubiquinol oxidase subunit I, with the protein MDIVVMARALFGTSLGFHIIYATIGVGLPVMIIIAEVLHFIKKDPDYALMAKRWTKGFAILLAVSIASGTIVGVMISLLFPDFMEIVGQVIALPFQMEIFAFLIEAVFMSIYLYAADRLPPTLRLVSIISVALGATASAILITDVHAWMNTPAGFNITPNGEVTDVNTWAAFFNPSFGVTAIHVTLSAYMTVSFLIASIAALRLMRSKISRAERAYHKKALTIALYFGALMSLATAVNGHETAQMLHEYNPRKLAAAEGLFETQRYAPLSVGGYTSLEDQRVKYAVEIPYGLSFLAGDRLDTEVMGLNEWPEELWPPLYVHILFNVMVGIGTVLIMIAFLALFWKHILKKEFPSWLLAILVVSGPLAMLAIETGWCFSCIGRQPWTINEVLRTDEAATKSNSVGFLFYLFMTLYITLLFVTGFVMRYYFKRNPVRKDLDAREG; encoded by the coding sequence ATGGATATCGTCGTAATGGCCCGGGCCTTGTTCGGAACGTCGCTTGGGTTTCATATTATTTATGCAACGATCGGTGTTGGACTTCCGGTAATGATCATCATCGCGGAAGTCCTTCACTTTATTAAGAAGGATCCGGATTATGCACTGATGGCGAAACGATGGACGAAAGGTTTCGCTATTTTACTCGCCGTTTCGATTGCTTCAGGAACCATTGTCGGTGTCATGATCTCCCTCTTGTTTCCAGACTTTATGGAGATCGTCGGACAAGTCATCGCACTCCCATTCCAAATGGAGATCTTCGCTTTTCTTATTGAAGCGGTTTTCATGTCGATTTATTTATATGCGGCCGACCGTCTGCCTCCGACATTGAGACTTGTCAGCATTATTTCTGTCGCACTTGGCGCGACAGCCTCGGCAATCTTAATTACCGATGTCCATGCGTGGATGAATACACCTGCCGGCTTCAACATCACACCAAATGGGGAGGTCACAGATGTAAATACCTGGGCCGCCTTTTTCAATCCAAGTTTCGGTGTCACCGCCATTCACGTGACTTTGTCTGCTTATATGACCGTCTCTTTTCTCATCGCCTCGATTGCCGCTCTCCGGCTAATGAGAAGCAAAATTTCTAGAGCCGAACGTGCCTATCATAAAAAAGCACTGACCATCGCTCTTTACTTCGGGGCTCTCATGTCTCTTGCAACAGCGGTCAACGGTCATGAAACCGCTCAGATGCTACATGAATACAACCCACGGAAATTAGCAGCCGCGGAAGGACTTTTCGAAACTCAGCGCTACGCTCCATTATCCGTAGGTGGTTATACTTCTCTTGAGGATCAACGGGTGAAATATGCAGTGGAAATCCCCTATGGGCTCAGTTTTCTTGCTGGAGACCGATTAGATACGGAAGTGATGGGACTCAATGAATGGCCCGAAGAATTATGGCCGCCACTCTACGTCCACATCCTCTTCAATGTCATGGTCGGGATAGGAACGGTACTCATTATGATTGCCTTCCTTGCTTTGTTCTGGAAACACATACTGAAAAAAGAGTTTCCAAGCTGGCTTCTGGCTATACTCGTTGTCAGTGGTCCGCTCGCGATGCTCGCCATTGAAACAGGCTGGTGCTTCAGTTGTATCGGACGTCAACCGTGGACCATCAATGAAGTGCTGCGGACAGATGAGGCAGCAACCAAATCCAACAGTGTCGGTTTTCTTTTCTACCTGTTCATGACTCTTTACATCACGCTGCTCTTTGTAACCGGCTTTGTCATGCGGTACTACTTCAAGCGGAACCCGGTCCGTAAAGATTTGGATGCGCGGGAAGGGTAA
- a CDS encoding cytochrome d ubiquinol oxidase subunit II: protein MEASTLAITILWSLLFVYSILGSLDFGAGFWGMIYGKNEEKSASQIANRFLSPTWEVTNVFLVIFVVSVVTFFPFATTLLSNVLLVPVGLGVLLLTIRTTFMVFQHHADRYKDLLRLTSGFTGLIIPALLVSILPITLGGFVSFESGYPRLEYGELLTHPTLYMHILFGLSTELFISAIFLMDYAKEAEDWNAYDTFRKHSLWLGPVSIAIAMLTIGTFPEEASWIVDNIQEHWVAFGLSLLFFIIGYAFLFIRKKDGRRGLARPAVIMVGLQYAVAIYAYGAAHLPYLIYPDITIEDGFTNPDTFYQMLIVYAVGFGILIPAFYLFWRLFLKDRRYLKQE, encoded by the coding sequence ATGGAAGCATCAACATTAGCGATTACGATTTTGTGGAGCTTGCTTTTCGTCTATTCCATCCTAGGGTCTCTTGACTTCGGTGCTGGATTCTGGGGGATGATTTACGGAAAGAACGAAGAGAAAAGCGCCTCCCAAATCGCCAACCGTTTTCTTTCTCCCACATGGGAAGTGACCAACGTCTTTCTCGTTATTTTCGTCGTATCAGTGGTCACCTTTTTTCCGTTCGCAACGACCCTGCTCAGTAATGTATTGCTCGTCCCTGTAGGGCTCGGGGTGCTGCTTTTGACGATCCGGACGACGTTCATGGTTTTCCAGCATCATGCTGATCGATATAAGGACTTGCTCCGGCTGACCTCCGGCTTTACCGGATTGATCATTCCGGCCCTTCTTGTCAGTATTCTACCGATTACCTTGGGAGGTTTCGTCAGTTTTGAAAGTGGCTATCCTCGCCTGGAGTACGGAGAATTGCTCACCCATCCGACCTTGTACATGCACATCTTGTTCGGATTATCCACCGAGCTTTTCATCTCCGCCATTTTCCTGATGGACTATGCTAAGGAAGCGGAAGACTGGAACGCATATGACACCTTCCGTAAACATTCCTTATGGCTTGGACCTGTCAGTATCGCCATTGCCATGCTGACGATCGGCACATTCCCTGAAGAGGCTTCTTGGATCGTCGATAACATCCAGGAGCACTGGGTCGCGTTCGGTTTGTCCCTTCTGTTCTTTATCATTGGTTATGCCTTTCTCTTCATCAGAAAAAAAGACGGCCGACGCGGACTGGCACGTCCTGCTGTCATCATGGTTGGCTTACAATATGCCGTCGCGATTTATGCCTACGGGGCCGCACACCTGCCTTACTTGATTTATCCGGATATCACCATCGAGGACGGGTTTACCAACCCTGATACGTTCTATCAGATGTTAATCGTCTATGCTGTCGGGTTCGGCATTCTCATCCCAGCCTTCTACCTTTTCTGGCGCCTCTTCCTCAAAGACCGCCGCTACTTGAAACAGGAATAA
- a CDS encoding DUF4385 domain-containing protein: protein MAFDYNLDFDNIDFRKNPEKYRVGRGEQGVLLVEPYKSEILAHWRFKTPEIARESSDKIYQMFLDYKEADDFVGMDMARKFLQMGYTRSRRYANYKGGKKYDKNGEINDRDIDDEKAESAKIFEEKWVLAREDEDYLKKKKAHQKEYG, encoded by the coding sequence ATGGCGTTTGATTATAATCTTGATTTTGATAACATCGATTTTCGCAAGAATCCCGAGAAGTACCGTGTCGGACGCGGAGAACAAGGCGTATTACTCGTTGAACCATACAAAAGTGAAATCCTTGCCCACTGGCGCTTCAAGACACCTGAGATCGCCAGAGAATCATCGGACAAAATCTATCAGATGTTCCTCGATTATAAAGAAGCGGATGACTTTGTGGGTATGGATATGGCGCGAAAGTTCCTGCAGATGGGCTACACCCGCTCGCGGAGATACGCTAATTATAAAGGCGGGAAAAAGTATGACAAAAACGGGGAAATAAATGATCGAGACATCGACGACGAGAAAGCAGAATCCGCAAAGATTTTCGAGGAAAAATGGGTGCTGGCCCGAGAGGATGAAGATTATTTAAAGAAAAAGAAAGCCCATCAGAAAGAATACGGATAA
- a CDS encoding flavoprotein — MDFQTFYEEYKRRASQHDLDYLKEVTSRDLAAREIRHGERVDYSFEESIEGWHQAFEHFKDQDMDWIYTDHSVTQLNESTQLAAFWVSIRLNGELLETSNLFFDTFEKLNGEWRLVRSYIEAGVHNPSL, encoded by the coding sequence ATGGATTTTCAAACCTTTTATGAAGAGTACAAACGTAGGGCCAGCCAACATGATTTGGACTACTTAAAAGAAGTTACATCCCGGGACCTCGCTGCAAGAGAAATCCGTCATGGTGAACGGGTGGATTACTCTTTTGAAGAGTCTATCGAAGGATGGCACCAAGCATTCGAACATTTCAAAGATCAAGATATGGACTGGATCTACACCGACCATTCCGTTACCCAGCTTAATGAAAGCACACAGCTTGCCGCTTTCTGGGTTTCGATCCGTTTAAACGGAGAACTCCTTGAAACATCCAACCTCTTTTTTGATACCTTCGAAAAACTGAATGGAGAATGGCGGCTCGTCCGCTCCTATATTGAAGCTGGAGTACATAACCCATCCCTTTAA
- a CDS encoding methionine biosynthesis PLP-dependent protein: protein MCPHRETKFVQTGNQRHEPTGAINSPVYFSTPYRHPGLGESTGFDYTRTGNPTRQLLESSIADIEGGDAGFAFSSGMAAIQTALSLFKKGDEIIVSEDLYGGTFRLFEHMEERYDLRFHYCDSNNLEGICDYINERTKAIYVETPTNPLMHTADIKQISTVAKSHNLLLLVDNTLYTPVLQEPIREGADVVIHSATKYLAGHNDVLAGILVSKGKAVSEKLAFHQNTSGAVLSPFDSWLVMRGMKTLPLRMRQHEANAKAVVAFLEDHPHVSDIFYPGKGGMVSFRLQSEEWIDPFLRNLDLISFAESLGGVESFITYPATQTHADIPEEKRTSYGVCNRLLRFSVGVEHIDDLIQDLDYTLAQLPKEESVR, encoded by the coding sequence ATGTGTCCACATAGGGAAACGAAATTTGTCCAGACAGGGAACCAGCGTCATGAACCTACGGGGGCGATCAATTCTCCCGTTTATTTTTCCACCCCGTACCGCCACCCTGGTTTAGGAGAATCGACTGGTTTTGATTATACGCGAACCGGTAATCCTACCCGTCAACTTCTAGAGTCTTCGATTGCTGATATCGAAGGTGGTGATGCAGGATTCGCGTTCAGTTCCGGGATGGCGGCTATCCAAACCGCCCTGTCTCTTTTTAAAAAAGGGGATGAAATCATCGTTTCCGAAGATTTGTACGGTGGTACGTTCCGCTTATTTGAACACATGGAAGAGCGTTACGACCTCCGCTTTCATTACTGTGACAGCAATAACCTTGAAGGGATCTGTGACTACATCAATGAGCGGACCAAAGCCATATACGTGGAAACCCCGACGAACCCACTGATGCATACGGCTGACATCAAGCAAATTTCTACAGTTGCGAAGTCCCACAATCTGCTGTTGCTTGTCGATAATACGCTATATACACCGGTATTGCAGGAGCCTATTCGAGAAGGCGCCGATGTGGTCATTCACAGTGCTACAAAATATTTAGCCGGCCATAATGATGTCCTTGCCGGGATCCTTGTGAGTAAAGGAAAAGCTGTAAGTGAAAAGCTTGCTTTTCATCAGAATACATCTGGAGCTGTCCTCTCTCCTTTCGATTCATGGCTTGTCATGCGCGGGATGAAGACCCTTCCTCTTCGGATGCGTCAGCATGAAGCCAACGCCAAAGCCGTGGTCGCCTTTTTGGAAGACCACCCGCATGTATCGGATATATTCTATCCGGGCAAGGGCGGAATGGTTTCATTCAGACTTCAATCGGAAGAATGGATTGATCCATTTTTGCGAAACTTGGACCTGATCAGTTTTGCCGAGAGTCTTGGAGGTGTGGAGAGTTTTATCACCTACCCTGCGACTCAGACTCATGCGGATATCCCTGAAGAGAAACGGACCAGCTATGGCGTGTGTAATCGACTGCTTCGTTTTTCTGTCGGTGTCGAGCATATTGATGATTTAATTCAAGACCTTGACTATACCCTCGCCCAACTACCAAAGGAGGAATCTGTACGATGA
- the metC gene encoding cystathionine beta-lyase, translating to MTDHSLQTRLLHSDYKFDPHTGAVSVPIQQASTFHQQDFDNPGVYDYSRSGNPTRKALEDTIAGLESGSHGFAFASGMAAISTAFMLLSKGDHVVITQDVYGGTFRMIHDVLIRFGIDHTFVDMTDLHAVATAIQPNTKLLYIETPSNPTLEITDIRAVAKLAKANDCWTFVDNTFMTPALQRPLELGADLVLHSATKFIAGHSDVVAGLAATKDEKIADQLGFLQNSFGSILGAHDCWLVLRGLKTLHCRMTQSSASAVKIAEKLSVHPLVEQVYYPGFRFHPGSSTQIYQAQGSGAVLSFRLRDEEAVRQFTKHVELPVYAVSLGAVESILSYPARMSHASMPKGEREKRGITDGLLRLSVGLENPDDLINDFYQALEKLESQTFFQTGG from the coding sequence ATGACTGATCATTCTTTACAAACCCGATTGCTGCACAGTGATTATAAGTTCGACCCGCACACCGGCGCGGTCAGTGTCCCGATCCAGCAGGCATCCACGTTCCATCAACAGGATTTCGACAATCCAGGGGTCTATGATTACAGCCGTTCAGGTAACCCGACCCGAAAAGCGCTGGAAGATACCATCGCAGGACTTGAGAGTGGAAGTCACGGCTTTGCGTTCGCCTCTGGAATGGCTGCCATTTCAACAGCTTTCATGCTTTTATCAAAAGGGGACCATGTCGTCATCACCCAGGATGTTTATGGGGGTACTTTCCGTATGATCCACGATGTTCTCATTAGGTTTGGAATCGATCACACATTTGTTGATATGACGGACCTCCATGCGGTAGCGACGGCTATACAGCCGAATACAAAACTTTTATATATTGAAACACCTTCCAATCCGACGCTTGAAATTACAGATATTCGCGCCGTCGCAAAGTTAGCGAAAGCGAACGATTGTTGGACATTCGTCGATAACACGTTCATGACACCAGCCCTGCAGCGTCCGCTTGAACTTGGTGCGGATCTTGTCCTGCACAGTGCGACGAAGTTCATCGCCGGTCACAGTGATGTGGTCGCAGGTCTTGCCGCTACCAAAGATGAAAAAATTGCAGATCAGCTCGGTTTTTTACAAAATTCATTCGGATCCATTCTCGGCGCACACGATTGTTGGCTCGTGCTTCGCGGCTTGAAAACTTTACATTGCCGAATGACGCAATCGTCAGCATCTGCTGTCAAGATCGCAGAAAAACTAAGCGTTCATCCACTCGTGGAGCAGGTCTATTATCCTGGCTTCCGTTTTCATCCGGGAAGCTCGACTCAAATCTATCAGGCACAGGGATCCGGAGCTGTATTATCCTTCCGTTTAAGGGATGAAGAAGCCGTCCGTCAGTTTACGAAACATGTGGAACTCCCTGTCTATGCGGTGAGCCTCGGGGCGGTCGAATCAATCCTCTCCTATCCCGCACGTATGTCGCATGCTTCTATGCCGAAAGGTGAACGTGAAAAGCGTGGCATCACGGATGGTCTCCTTCGTTTATCCGTCGGACTTGAGAACCCGGACGATCTGATCAACGATTTCTATCAAGCCTTAGAAAAACTTGAATCTCAAACATTTTTTCAAACAGGAGGTTAA
- a CDS encoding bifunctional homocysteine S-methyltransferase/methylenetetrahydrofolate reductase — MDLGQAFKHHTLIGDGAMGTLLYSYGIDRCFEELNLSHSEEVLNVHRAYVNAGADVIQTNTYGANYIKLERYGLQDQVKEINTAAVKLAKQAASAGQYVVGTIGGVRGARKQAISIEEIKRSFREQLYCLLFEKVDGLLLETFYDLEELTTVLKIARKETELPIIAQVSMHEAGVLQDGTPLPDALKQLEELGADVVGVNCRLGPYHTIQSLEDVPLPEKAVLSAYPNASLPAYQDGRLIYPTDPTYFQKSAQSLYEQGARLIGGCCGTTPEHIEAIAARVKGNPPIQDKVVPIKEKNEVRLSRTKNDRPHLHEKAKKGRSIIVELDPPKKLKTERFLEGAKALHEAGVDSVTLADNSLASPRISNTAMASLIKQKYDVDPLVHIACRDRNLLGLQSHLMGLHTLGIRQLLAVTGDPTKLGDFPGATSVYDLNSFDLIHYIKQMNKGISFSGKNLGESTSFSVAAAFNPNVRNLNRAVGRMEKKIKYGADYFISQPVFNEKQILEVYQATKHIDAPIYIGIMPLTSARNAEFLHNEVPGITLAPEILEKMELAGSDREQAQAEGLSISKSLIDTALDLFNGIYLITPFLRYEMTVELTHYIQKQTAEQERKISNGIHIV, encoded by the coding sequence ATGGATTTAGGCCAAGCATTCAAACACCACACATTGATCGGTGACGGAGCAATGGGAACCCTCCTCTACTCCTATGGCATCGATCGATGTTTTGAAGAATTGAACCTCTCTCATTCGGAGGAGGTCTTAAACGTCCACCGTGCTTATGTGAACGCCGGCGCAGACGTCATCCAAACCAATACGTATGGGGCGAACTATATTAAGCTTGAGCGCTACGGCCTTCAGGATCAGGTGAAAGAAATAAATACTGCCGCCGTTAAACTTGCCAAACAAGCGGCCAGCGCGGGTCAATATGTGGTCGGAACAATCGGAGGTGTCCGCGGGGCCCGTAAACAAGCGATCTCAATAGAAGAAATCAAACGTAGCTTCAGGGAGCAGCTGTACTGTCTTCTTTTTGAAAAAGTCGACGGCCTCCTGCTTGAAACCTTTTATGATTTAGAAGAGTTGACGACCGTTTTGAAGATTGCCAGAAAGGAAACAGAGCTCCCGATCATCGCTCAAGTATCGATGCATGAAGCAGGCGTATTGCAAGATGGTACCCCTCTTCCTGACGCGCTGAAACAGCTGGAAGAGTTAGGAGCGGATGTTGTCGGCGTCAATTGCCGGCTCGGACCTTATCACACAATACAATCATTAGAGGATGTTCCGCTTCCGGAAAAAGCGGTGCTGTCTGCCTATCCGAATGCCAGTTTACCAGCCTACCAGGACGGGAGACTCATCTACCCGACAGACCCGACATATTTCCAAAAAAGCGCCCAGTCGCTTTATGAACAAGGGGCACGCCTGATCGGTGGCTGCTGCGGCACCACCCCTGAGCACATCGAAGCGATTGCCGCAAGAGTGAAAGGCAATCCACCGATTCAAGATAAGGTTGTCCCGATCAAAGAAAAAAACGAAGTGCGTCTTTCCAGGACGAAAAATGACCGCCCTCACCTTCACGAAAAAGCTAAAAAGGGACGTTCCATCATCGTTGAACTTGATCCGCCGAAAAAGCTGAAGACGGAGCGCTTTTTAGAAGGTGCCAAAGCCTTGCACGAGGCAGGGGTGGATTCAGTCACCCTTGCAGATAATTCCCTCGCTTCTCCGAGAATAAGCAACACGGCGATGGCCTCCCTCATCAAACAAAAATATGATGTCGACCCTCTTGTCCACATCGCTTGCCGGGATCGTAACTTACTAGGGTTGCAATCCCATTTAATGGGTCTTCACACCCTTGGCATCCGTCAGCTGCTTGCTGTGACAGGCGATCCGACGAAGCTCGGTGACTTCCCTGGTGCAACATCCGTTTATGATTTGAACTCTTTTGATTTAATCCATTACATCAAGCAAATGAACAAAGGAATTTCTTTTTCCGGAAAGAATTTAGGGGAAAGTACTTCCTTCTCTGTAGCCGCTGCGTTCAACCCGAATGTGCGCAACTTGAACCGTGCGGTTGGACGAATGGAGAAGAAAATCAAATACGGAGCTGATTACTTCATCAGTCAGCCTGTTTTTAATGAAAAACAGATCCTAGAAGTTTATCAAGCAACCAAACATATCGATGCACCAATTTATATTGGAATCATGCCACTGACAAGCGCTCGGAACGCGGAATTTTTACACAACGAAGTACCTGGAATCACGCTTGCTCCTGAGATACTGGAAAAAATGGAGCTTGCCGGTTCAGACAGGGAACAAGCACAGGCGGAAGGTCTAAGCATTTCGAAATCCCTCATCGATACAGCCCTCGACCTATTCAATGGCATCTATTTAATTACACCATTTTTGCGGTATGAAATGACCGTTGAATTGACGCACTATATTCAAAAGCAAACGGCAGAACAAGAAAGGAAGATTTCCAATGGCATCCACATCGTTTAA